One genomic window of Megachile rotundata isolate GNS110a chromosome 12, iyMegRotu1, whole genome shotgun sequence includes the following:
- the LOC100877875 gene encoding uncharacterized protein LOC100877875 isoform X2 translates to MMLHRSTSSRRSRASRNMTNLSYTSTMTGPRGRRASVATDRPVDLPQTSPRGTMERSPRGSFVPDIALDTENDYEGTNHRTLLDRDHYGSRNMLNQKISRSPRNSLVPDDYYRSPRNGGRSPRNSLVPDQTLAPDMLYGSRHSLVPEAPLSPRNSLVPDVTHNRSPRNSIAPLTGSRTSLLSENGNPIPSRSPRHSLVPSTSRSPRGSITNMELVDRSPQRSPRGSIASECLNQSPRNSIAPYEQVNRSSRGSIGMNDAHRGSIGANEDETRSPRRNINPDIIDRTPRGSFDGLPERRTTKALMAQDPRRASADQGMNGSKNSSPYRQKEINSGSVKSAGSTVQNTLGCGPSAFEDSRRASSSVSQFSNDESRRLFTNGPNIPKNTKENGNVRMVTYGSVVFQLKDANLEADNICDFVLRALKVVSRTKVATGCLVCLSAVPISMLIYGWKFFNECPREPKIPVYLVIGGTFGTMFITLCIYSQIQSRRPEVVMAQPQGPQITFTKVITVGLSFFLLVWFVMDINNHGGLPG, encoded by the exons ATGATGCTCCATCGAAGCACATCGTCGCGACGCTCCAGGGCATCGCGCAACATGACGAATCTCAGCTACACGTCGACGATGACTGGACCAAGAGGGCGACGTGCTAGCGTGGCGACCGACAGACCAGTTGATTTGCCGCAAACAAGTCCACGAGGAACCATGGAACGATCACCCAGAGGCAGTTTCGTACCCGATATCGCCCTCGACACCGAAAACGATTACGAG GGCACCAACCACAGGACCCTGCTGGATCGAGACCACTACGGATCACGAAATATGCTGAACCAAAAAATAAGCCGCAGTCCACGCAACTCCTTGGTGCCGGACGATTATTACAGGAGTCCCCGAAACGGAGGACGCAGTCCTCGAAACAGTCTAGTCCCGGACCAGACTTTAGCGCCCGACATGTTGTACGGTTCGCGTCATTCTCTGGTCCCCGAGGCTCCGTTGAGTCCCAGGAACTCGCTCGTTCCCGATGTCACGCACAACAGGAGCCCCCGTAACAGCATCGCGCCCTTGACCGGTTCCCGAACGTCCCTGTTGTCCGAAAACGGAAATCCGATTCCTAGCCGCAGTCCTCGACACTCGTTGGTACCGAGCACGTCCAGAAGTCCTCGAGGTAGCATCACGAATATGGAACTGGTGGATCGCAGTCCTCAGAGAAGTCCACGAGGCTCGATAGCCTCGGAATGTTTGAATCAAAGCCCACGAAACTCGATCGCTCCGTACGAGCAAGTGAACAGGTCGTCGCGCGGAAGCATCGGCATGAACGACGCGCACAGAGGATCGATCGGTGCTAACGAGGACGAGACCAGGAGTCCACGCAGGAACATCAAtcccgatattatcgataggactcCCCGGGGCAGCTTTGATGGTTTGCCAGAGCGGAGAACCACGAAAGCACTAATGGCACAGGACCCTAGAAGGGCTTCGGCTGATCAAG GCATGAACGGCAGTAAAAACTCCTCCCCTTACCGACAGAAAGAGATAAACTCTGGGAGCGTGAAGTCCGCCGGAAGCACGGTCCAGAACACCCTAGGATGTGGGCCAAGCGCTTTCGAGGATTCTAGACGAGCCAGTAGCTCTGTCTCGCAG TTTTCGAACGACGAATCCCGTCGACTGTTCACCAACGGCCCCAACATACCGAAGAACACCAAGGAGAATGGAAACGTGAGGATGGTGACGTACGGATCGGTGGTATTTCAGTTGAAGGATGCGAATTTGGAAGCGGATAACATTTGCGATTTCGTGTTACGCGCGCTTAAAGTGGTCAGTAGAACCAAGGTGGCAACAGGATGTCTGGTATGCTTATCCGCGGTTCCGATCTCCATGCTGATTTACG GCTGGAAGTTCTTCAACGAGTGTCCCCGGGAGCCGAAGATACCGGTTTACTTGGTGATCGGCGGAACGTTCGGCACGATGTTCATAACTTTGTGCATTTACTCTCAGATACAATCACGCAGGCCAGAAGTAGTGATGGCACAACCTCAAGGACCTCAAATAACGTTCACGAAAGTGATTACCGTCGGCTTATCGTTCTTCCTACTAGTGTGGTTCGTGATGG ATATAAATAACCACGGAGGTCTACCCGGTTGA
- the LOC100877875 gene encoding uncharacterized protein LOC100877875 isoform X1, with the protein MMLHRSTSSRRSRASRNMTNLSYTSTMTGPRGRRASVATDRPVDLPQTSPRGTMERSPRGSFVPDIALDTENDYEGTNHRTLLDRDHYGSRNMLNQKISRSPRNSLVPDDYYRSPRNGGRSPRNSLVPDQTLAPDMLYGSRHSLVPEAPLSPRNSLVPDVTHNRSPRNSIAPLTGSRTSLLSENGNPIPSRSPRHSLVPSTSRSPRGSITNMELVDRSPQRSPRGSIASECLNQSPRNSIAPYEQVNRSSRGSIGMNDAHRGSIGANEDETRSPRRNINPDIIDRTPRGSFDGLPERRTTKALMAQDPRRASADQGMNGSKNSSPYRQKEINSGSVKSAGSTVQNTLGCGPSAFEDSRRASSSVSQFSNDESRRLFTNGPNIPKNTKENGNVRMVTYGSVVFQLKDANLEADNICDFVLRALKVVSRTKVATGCLVCLSAVPISMLIYGWKFFNECPREPKIPVYLVIGGTFGTMFITLCIYSQIQSRRPEVVMAQPQGPQITFTKVITVGLSFFLLVWFVMGNFWILSIEWPDDESDYYQRNSHCKNRLYIFALVHLIVIYMVFVIMFLVIIVLASFRILDCPLPERYK; encoded by the exons ATGATGCTCCATCGAAGCACATCGTCGCGACGCTCCAGGGCATCGCGCAACATGACGAATCTCAGCTACACGTCGACGATGACTGGACCAAGAGGGCGACGTGCTAGCGTGGCGACCGACAGACCAGTTGATTTGCCGCAAACAAGTCCACGAGGAACCATGGAACGATCACCCAGAGGCAGTTTCGTACCCGATATCGCCCTCGACACCGAAAACGATTACGAG GGCACCAACCACAGGACCCTGCTGGATCGAGACCACTACGGATCACGAAATATGCTGAACCAAAAAATAAGCCGCAGTCCACGCAACTCCTTGGTGCCGGACGATTATTACAGGAGTCCCCGAAACGGAGGACGCAGTCCTCGAAACAGTCTAGTCCCGGACCAGACTTTAGCGCCCGACATGTTGTACGGTTCGCGTCATTCTCTGGTCCCCGAGGCTCCGTTGAGTCCCAGGAACTCGCTCGTTCCCGATGTCACGCACAACAGGAGCCCCCGTAACAGCATCGCGCCCTTGACCGGTTCCCGAACGTCCCTGTTGTCCGAAAACGGAAATCCGATTCCTAGCCGCAGTCCTCGACACTCGTTGGTACCGAGCACGTCCAGAAGTCCTCGAGGTAGCATCACGAATATGGAACTGGTGGATCGCAGTCCTCAGAGAAGTCCACGAGGCTCGATAGCCTCGGAATGTTTGAATCAAAGCCCACGAAACTCGATCGCTCCGTACGAGCAAGTGAACAGGTCGTCGCGCGGAAGCATCGGCATGAACGACGCGCACAGAGGATCGATCGGTGCTAACGAGGACGAGACCAGGAGTCCACGCAGGAACATCAAtcccgatattatcgataggactcCCCGGGGCAGCTTTGATGGTTTGCCAGAGCGGAGAACCACGAAAGCACTAATGGCACAGGACCCTAGAAGGGCTTCGGCTGATCAAG GCATGAACGGCAGTAAAAACTCCTCCCCTTACCGACAGAAAGAGATAAACTCTGGGAGCGTGAAGTCCGCCGGAAGCACGGTCCAGAACACCCTAGGATGTGGGCCAAGCGCTTTCGAGGATTCTAGACGAGCCAGTAGCTCTGTCTCGCAG TTTTCGAACGACGAATCCCGTCGACTGTTCACCAACGGCCCCAACATACCGAAGAACACCAAGGAGAATGGAAACGTGAGGATGGTGACGTACGGATCGGTGGTATTTCAGTTGAAGGATGCGAATTTGGAAGCGGATAACATTTGCGATTTCGTGTTACGCGCGCTTAAAGTGGTCAGTAGAACCAAGGTGGCAACAGGATGTCTGGTATGCTTATCCGCGGTTCCGATCTCCATGCTGATTTACG GCTGGAAGTTCTTCAACGAGTGTCCCCGGGAGCCGAAGATACCGGTTTACTTGGTGATCGGCGGAACGTTCGGCACGATGTTCATAACTTTGTGCATTTACTCTCAGATACAATCACGCAGGCCAGAAGTAGTGATGGCACAACCTCAAGGACCTCAAATAACGTTCACGAAAGTGATTACCGTCGGCTTATCGTTCTTCCTACTAGTGTGGTTCGTGATGG GAAATTTCTGGATACTGAGTATCGAGTGGCCAGACGACGAGTCCGATTATTATCAACGCAACAGTCACTGTAAAAATCGTTTGTACATATTCGCACTGGTGCACCTTATCGTAATATACATGGTATTCGTGATCATGTTTCTCGTAATAATCGTGCTGGCTTCGTTCAGAATCCTGGATTGCCCTCTGCCGGAAAG ATATAAATAA